Proteins co-encoded in one Gossypium arboreum isolate Shixiya-1 chromosome 11, ASM2569848v2, whole genome shotgun sequence genomic window:
- the LOC108471583 gene encoding uncharacterized protein LOC108471583: MAKYWIEATERIMDNLDCTSEQKLKGAVSLLCDEAYQWWLTIKKGTQPERLTREFFKTTFQGKYVGASYVDTRRKEFLNLTQGDRSMAEYKVEFLRLSHYALGMVASEYERCVYFDDGLRDNSRVLIAPQRERDFSVVVKKEKRAEKVKRAECQNRDKERGKKKRDSEPSSSVQRPKKRECPLRANQMQASGTGTTQPQSVAQQPLRYRGQARGGNGIGRG; the protein is encoded by the exons ATGGCCAAGTACTGGATTGAGGCAACGGAGAGGATCATGGATAATCTAGATTGCACCTCTGAGCAGAAACTAAAGGGCGCAGTCTCACTGCTGtgtgatgaggcttatcagtggtggctaacTATTAAAAAGGGCACTCAGCCCGAACGTCTGACCCGAGAATTCTTTAAGACCACATTCCAGGGGAAATATGTGGGAGCCAGTTATGTGGACACTCGTAGGAAGGAGTTTTTGAATCTTACTCAGGGGGATCGATCAATGGCAGAGTATAAGGTCGAGTTCCTAAGATTAAGCCACTATGCGCTAGGTATGGTGGCATCAGAGTATGAGAGGTGTGTCTACTTTGACGATGGCCTTAGAGATAATTCAAGAGTtctgatagctccgcagagggagcgagatttttctGTCGTAGTCAAGAAGGAAAAGAGAGCCGAAAAGGTTAAGCGCGCTGAATGCCAAAATAGAGATAAAGAGAGGGGTAAGAaaaagagggattcagagccctcgagTTCTGTACAGAGGCCTAAAAAAAG GGAGTGTCCGTTGAGGGccaatcagatgcaagcttcggGTACTGGTACTACGCAACCACAGAGTGTAGCCCAGCAGCCACTGAGATACCGTGGTcaagctaggggtggtaatggcatAGGCCGTGGAtag